Genomic segment of Gloeocapsa sp. PCC 7428:
ATGTCATCAGCGAGTTGGTTAAGCCTAAATTTATTCTCTACAAGCAGAAGCAAGGCGACTAGACTCACCAGGCTAGCAGTACTAAAGCTGTCATCAGCTAAGCGAAAACAATCGAGCATTTGCTCAACTTATAGAGTTGTTACTTATAGTTACGAACTAAAACTATTTTTGAGTAGAATTTTGTTCTACAAAGTTGAGTGTAGTTGTGGGGTTCGAGCAGTTAGGATTACTTAATGGATAGCGCCCGTACTTGAAAGTGAATTGACCTCCAGGACCACGCCCGTCAAATCGAGTCACTTGCAGCGTATACCATCCACGGATAGAAGTGAGCGCGACAATTCGCGGACGAAGTCCATTGAAGTCATCATTGACCCAAAATTGATTATCAGGCGAAATGAGTGCAAGCTCGGTATCCACGTTCTGAGAAGTTACCGCCACTCTTAAACATTCATTACCTGCCCTGAACAATTGTACGTTGAATGGGATGCCTTGGGTAAAAGGTTGTTCATATACGTAATTACCCGTAATTGAAGAACCACCACAGTCTAAACCTGTACACGTAGATTGCGGAGTTTGTAAAGTAGCCCCTGCCCAAACGAGATTCGACGGTACAAATAAGCTGCAAATAGGAATTGCAAAAGCAAATAATTGCTTTGGGCTATAAATTGTTTTTCCCAAAAGATTGACCTCATGATTAACTTAATCTGGTAAGTTATGGCTGCTACTGCCAACCGGAAACTTACTGATTTGCATAAATTATCTATGTGTAATTACGTACATCTCACAAAATGATACAAAGCTTAAAAATATACTGACCAAGAACAATAACATTATCCGAACAATTGAAACTTTAACAATGAATTGCTTTGCTCGCTTTTGTATTGTCATTGCGTTTGTTGTTGCGGACGACTAGCCGATCGCTGACAGCAAAACGTACCAGATCCCCGTGAGTTTGGGTAGGATTTTTAATGGGACAATCATTAAAGATCAAAGCCAGAGAGTACCCCGAATATGCACCTGAGTGAAATCACCCATCCTAACCAGTTGCACGGCTTATCGATTCGCCAATTGCAGCAAATCGCCCGTCAAATTCGGGATAAGCATTTGCAGACCGTGGCGGCGAGTGGCGGACACCTTGGACCTGGATTAGGTGTGGTGGAATTAACACTAGCGCTTTACCAGACCCTAGACCTCGACCAAGATAAAGTCATTTGGGATGTAGGTCATCAAGCCTATCCACATAAACTAATTACTGGTCGTTATAGCCAATTTCATACACTGCGGCAAAAGGACGGTGTAGCAGGCTATCTAAAGCGCTGTGAAAGTCCTTTCGATCACTTCGGCGCGGGTCATGCTTCCACAAGCATATCGGCTGCTTTGGGCATGGCACTCGCGCGCGATTTAAAAGGCGAAAAGTTCAAAGTTGCTGCGGTCATTGGTGATGGTGCCTTGACTGGTGGTATGGCATTAGAAGCGATTAACCATGCAGGACACTTGCCAAAAACCAACCTACTTGTGGTGTTAAACGACAATGAAATGTCAATTTCTCCGAATGTAGGTGCAATTTCGCGCCATTTGAATAAAATGCGTTTAAGTCCGCCAGTTCAGTTTCTTTCCGATAATTTAGAAGAACAAGTAAAACAAATTCCTTTTGTCGGCGATTCCTTAGAAACCGAACTCGAACGGTTTAAAGAGGGAATGAAGCGGCTAGCAGTACCCAAAGTTGGAGCCGTCTTTGAAGAATTAGGCTTTACATACATGGGTCCTGTTGATGGGCATAACTTAGAAGAACTGATTACGACCTTCAAGCAAGCACACAAAATTGGCGGACCGGTACTTGTTCATGTCGCGACTGTCAAAGGTAAAGGTTATGCGATCGCCGAACAAGACCAAGTAGGCTATCACGCGCAGTCGCCGTTTAACCTGACAACAGGTAAAGCAATTCCTTCGAGTAAACCGAAACCCCCTGGATACTCCAAAGTTTTTGCTCATGCTTTGGTAAAACTTGCGGAAAATAATCCTAAAATTGTGGGAATTACAGCCGCAATGGCTACAGGGACAGGACTCGACAAATTGCAAGCGAAACTTCCCCAGCAGTATATCGATGTTGGTATTGCGGAACAACACGCCGTCACTTTAGCCGCCGGCTTAGCTTGTGAAGGAATGCGCCCCGTCGTTGCGATCTACTCAACTTTCTTGCAACGCGGCTACGACCAGATTGTTCACGATGTGTGCATCCAAAACTTACCTGTGTTCTTCTGCATGGATCGTGCAGGAATTGTCGGCGCAGATGGTCCGACGCATCAAGGAATGTATGACATTGCTTACTTGCGTTGCTTACCTAACATGGTGTTGATGGCACCTAAAGACGAAGCCGAGTTACAGCGGATGGTCGTCACGGGTGTAAACTACACCAATGGTCCGATCGCGATGCGCTATCCTCGCGGTAACGGCTACGGTGTTCCTTTGATGGAAGAAGGTTGGGAACCAGTAGAAATCGGCAAAGGCGAAACGCTACGTCATGGCGACGATGTTTTGCTCTTAGGATTTGGTTCAATGGTGTACCCAGCAATGCAGGTAGCTGAAATTCTCAGCGAACATGGCATTCAAGCAACAGTCGTCAACGCGCGGTTTGCTAAGCCACTTGATACCGAATTGATCCTACCATTGGCACAACGCATCGGACGTGTTGTGACGTTGGAAGAAGGTTGTCTGATGGGTGGCTTTGGTTCGGCAGTAGCGGAAGCGCTGCTTGATGCAGATGTTGTCGTACCTGTCAAGCGATTTGGCATACCTGATACCTTAGTAGACCATGCTTCCCCCGATCAGTCTAAGGCAGAATTGGGTTTAACCAGTCCCCAAATTGCCCAAGAAGTGTTAAAAGCCTTTTTTAACAAAACACTTTCGTCGGTAAGCTAAAGGAAATTTATGGGCGTACACTTGTGCGCCCGTACACACATCAAAGCTGAGATCCATCTTTTAATTAAACTGAAGACAATTCTCTTGCTTAGCGCACTTTTGAGCCTCGAACTATGTCCTCTTGCCCCTCTCAAGTTTTTCCCGTTGTTTGGTATGAAAACTCAGTTTTACTGATCGATCAGACGCGGCTACCCCACGAGTATGGATTTGTCGAAATTCACCGCTGTGAAGATATGGCGCAGGCGATCAAAACAATGATTGTCCGAGGCGCGCCTGCGATTGGGGTTGCAGCAGCTTATGGAATGTATTTAGGGGCGCGCGCTATCCAGACTCAAAATCGCGACGAATTTTTGCATCAGCTAGAAGAAGTCGCCGTGATGCTACGCGCAACACGTCCGACGGCGGTTAACTTGTTTTGGGCGATCGCCCGAATGTTAAAAACAGCGTATGAAACATTAGGTTCAGTTGCAGAAATTCAACAAGCTTTGCTGCAAACCGCACAAACAATTAATGCCGAAGACTTGCAAACGTGTCAAGCAATCGGCGATCGCGGTTTAGAAGTTTTACCCTCTACTCCAGAAAAACTGAATATCCTCACACACTGCAACGCAGGTGCGTTAGCAACAGCAGGCTATGGTACAGCTTTAGGCGTCGTGCGTTGTGCTTGGGCTAAAGGGAGATTAGCGCGAGTTTATGCTGATGAGACACGTCCGCGCTTACAAGGCGCAAAACTAACGGCGTGGGAATGCGTTCAAGACGGAATTCCCGTTACATTGATTACCGATAGTATGGCAGCACATTGTATGCAACGCGGATTAATTCATGCTGTTGTTGTCGGTGCGGATCGAATTGCGGCGAATGGCGACACCGCGAATAAAATTGGTACTTACAGCTTAGCAATTGTTGCTCAAGCGCATAATATCCCGTTTTTTATTGCGGCTCCGCGTTCAACGATTGATTTTGCGTTAGCAAGTGGTAGCGAAATTCCAATTGAAGAACGCGACGCAAGCGAAATATATGCAATTGGTGACACGACAATTACTCCCGAAGGAGTTGAGTTTTACAATCCAGCATTCGATGTCACTCCCGCAGATTTGATTAGCGCAATTATTACTGAATACGGTGCCTTTGCTCCAAATCAGCTACAGGAAAAGTTACAAGCAAATCTGGTTTGAGGAATAATAAGAACTTACGCAAAAGTATGAAAAAACGAACCACAGAGGACACAAAGGACGCAAAGGATAAAAGTTTCAGCGCGTTCTTGTGTAAGTTCTAGAGTATGTAAGAGGCGATCGCAATGCTTGGAAACTCCTTGGATTTACAACTTACTTTTACTCCTTGTAATCCCCAAGTGCATAGCGCATTCATCCGGTCATTAACTAGAGAAAATTTTTATTTGGTAATAAGTCGTACCATTGGTTGGGATGAAGAACTTCACCAACAAGAACCGCGTCCAGAAATGTACACGATGGTGTATGGCAACTGTAAACTCATTGGCTTTTTTTCAATTCGAGAAGCAAGCGATTATCTCTATATCCATACTATTCAGCTTGTAGTATCATTTCGCGGTCAGGGATATGGTACAACATTGCTACAACACATAGAGAACATCGCGAGGACAAAGAACCTACAGCGCATCCAGTTGAGTGTATTTAAAGAAAATCCTGCCCAACGACTATATCAAAGACTAGGTTACAAGCCCATAGCAGAGGATGAATACCTCATCCGTATGGAAAAGTTATTGGAAGTTAACTAACACGGATATAAGCGATCGCCTGTATTTGAGTCAAAGATAAATAGCTGGTTCACATCAAGCCCTAGTGATAAGCGATCGCCTAAGCGTAAACGGATTGCGCCCGCCTGTTGAATATTGACTTGCACGCTCGAACCTAGTAGACTCGCACGAATTAAAGTTTCTCGCCCCAACGGTTCTACTACCTTAACTTCAACTGTTAAAGCAATCACCTCTTGGTTTTTTTGTGGTTCGTTAATAAATAAATCTTCTGGACGAATTCCTAAATCTACTGCTTGTCCCTCAACTAAGCGTAAGGCATTGCGAACGTGCATTGAACAAGGAATAATTTGATTTTCAACTACAAAGTTTCCATTTTTATACTTTGCAGGTAAAATATTCATCGGCGGATTGCCCAAGAAAGTTGCAACCATGCGATTTGCAGGTTGAGCGTAAACGCTTTGCGGTTCTCCGATTTGTTGAATTCTACCTTGGTTGAGGACGACAATGCGATCCGCTAAAGTCATTGCTTCAACTTGATCGTGCGTGACATAAACTGTCGTGATGCCCAAATTTTGATGCAACTGTTTTAATTCTGCACGAGTATCGTCGCGTAGCTGCGCATCTAAATTAGACAAAGGTTCATCGAATAAAAATACTTGCGCTTCGCGGGCGATCGCGCGTCCTAGTGCGACGCGTTGTTGTTGTCCTCCAGATAATTGCTTGGGTTTTCGTTCTAAAAGATGTTCGAGGGACAGCGATCGCGCGACGGTTTCTACCCTTTGGCGAATTATTTTTGCATCCACTTTGCGCATTTGCAACCCAAAAGCCATATTTTCTGCGACTGTCATATGCGGGTACAGTGCGTAATTTTGAAATACCATCGCGACATCGCGTTGACGCGCAGGAATAGTGTTGACAAGCACATCCCCAATGTATAAGTTCCCGCTTGTTGCTGTTTCTAGTCCAGCGATCGTCCTTAAAATTGTAGACTTACCACATCCTGAGGGTCCGACAAGTACCCAAAATTCTCCGTCAGGAACTTCAAACGTAATATCCTCGATTGCAGTGACGTTGTTGAACTTGCGTTTAATATCCTCTAGACGAACTTTAGCCATTACACAATCCCTGAACCACAATAAGCTGCATATCATGTTTTCGGGAACAGAGAAACCCTGTTTTATCTCTAAATTGTAGGTTGGTACAGTGTTTTCTAAGTCCTGCTTCGACACAAAGCCCTTTTTTGTCGCCGCTACAACTTTCTGAGTTTGAACTTAGTTAATAAACTATCAGAAATCATCGTTTGCTAAATTTGTACTTACAATTAATAAGCATGGATGCCATCTGCGTTAAGATCCTTTGGTTAAAATTAACTTGTGATGCATTTAAAAAACAACTCAGCGGTTGACAGCATTATCATTAACTCGCAGTATTTTTTCAAAAATATTCTACTTTGACTTATTGTCATACAAGAAACTGTCACACAGCTTTCGGCGAAGACCTATGCAGTCCAGCTATTTTAACTATGCAATCCCTAGGTTGGTTGAGTTTTTCAGACTATGTACTTACTTTGCTTTTTTGTGTCATCTTACGCAAGAGCGATCGCTGAGATACTTAAAAATCGCTTTCCTCAATTTTTGAATAGCGGAGGATGTAGTACCAACTTCGTCAACCAAGCCGCGATTGGTAGCAGCAAAAATACTTTGATGTAATTATTTGTATATTATAATACGTTGCACCGTGTATTAAACGGTGATATATTGTCTGTAATTAAAAAATTGTTAACAATAGCGGCACACGGAGTGTTTTCACAAGTAGTTATGTCCAACCCTCCAACTAAAGCTTCACAATGCCAGCTAAAGTATCTATTTGATTTTTTAGGTAGCACTACTTATAACAGAAAAGATAAGCTCAATAAAAAAATGTTATTGTAGTGCTCATTTCTATTCAACTTTTGCTGATATCAGCATCGGCTATAAATTTACTCCTACTGCAAATCTATAAGTAATGAACTCCAGAATTTCGCAACCATTCCGCAATTTGTTAAGTGCTACAAAATTTTGGCAAGAGAACTACTTTTTAATTAGAGAATTCCGCAATTTTCGGAGTATTGCAGTCTTAGCGATCGTCTTTACTATAGTTGCTGCACTATTTGAAGGCATTGGAGTAGGATTTATTCTGTCGTTTTTGCAAAATCTAACGAATCCAAACGCTCAACCAATTCGCACCGGAATCGAGTGGTTTGATATATGGTTTTTGGGTGTTAATGTGCCTGCTTCTGAGCGTGTCTATCGAGTATGTGGCTTAATTTTATTGACAACTCTTTTGCGATCGCTCTTTACTTATTTGGGTCGCCTCTACACGCAAATTGCCCAATTTAAGTTAGTTTATTTCCTGCGCAAGCGAGTATTTGAATTATTTCAATCATTAAGCTTACGGTACTTTGCCAAAACAAGGTCTGGTGGTTTGGTACACAGCATTACGACTGAGATCATGCAGCTAATGCAGGCATTTAATTTCGTATCGGTAATCCTGACAAAATTTACGATATTATTCGTCTACATTATTTCGATGCTCTTGCTGTCTTGGCAACTGACAATTGTTACTGTTCTGCTCTTTAGTTTAGTATCCGTAGGCATGACAGCACTTTTGGGGCGCGTACGCGAGGCAAGTTTTGAAAGAACAAGAGCCGCAAGGCAGTATACTTCGATTTCGCTCGAATACATTCATGGCATTCGTACAGTGCAAGCTTTTGCGGCGTACAACTTTGAAAGAAAAAGATTTGATGAAGCTAATTCTAACTTTCTCAAAGCTACGACTAAAGCTGTATCAGTTTCATCAGTCATTGAGCCACTTTCTGAAGGTGTTGCAACAGCAATTTTGGTTGGGATGCTGCTATTAGCATTTTCAGTCTTAATTCCTAGCGGTCAACTGCAAGTATCCTCGCTATTAACTTTTCTGTTTGTATTATTGCGAATTATGCCACTGCGCCGACAAATTGATGGTGCCAGAGTACAGCTAAGCAATTGTCAAGGATCGTTCAATAATATCAGAGAATTACTGCAAACTGAAGATAAGCCATTCTTTCATAATGGCAACAAAAAATTTGTGGGGTTGAAGCGCGCAGTTGAGTTTGTTGGAGTAGATTTTGGTTACGATGCCGATGAAATTGTCTTACATAATATTAATTTGACAATTGAAAAAGGCAAGATGACAGCGCTCG
This window contains:
- the hepA gene encoding heterocyst formation ABC transporter subunit HepA, translating into MNSRISQPFRNLLSATKFWQENYFLIREFRNFRSIAVLAIVFTIVAALFEGIGVGFILSFLQNLTNPNAQPIRTGIEWFDIWFLGVNVPASERVYRVCGLILLTTLLRSLFTYLGRLYTQIAQFKLVYFLRKRVFELFQSLSLRYFAKTRSGGLVHSITTEIMQLMQAFNFVSVILTKFTILFVYIISMLLLSWQLTIVTVLLFSLVSVGMTALLGRVREASFERTRAARQYTSISLEYIHGIRTVQAFAAYNFERKRFDEANSNFLKATTKAVSVSSVIEPLSEGVATAILVGMLLLAFSVLIPSGQLQVSSLLTFLFVLLRIMPLRRQIDGARVQLSNCQGSFNNIRELLQTEDKPFFHNGNKKFVGLKRAVEFVGVDFGYDADEIVLHNINLTIEKGKMTALVGASGAGKSTLADLIPRFYDPTHGQVLIDGVDLREFNVYTIRNKLAVVSQDTYIFNTSVRENIAYALEGVDDAAVVEAAKLANALEFIQELPQGFETQLGDRGVRLSGGQRQRIAIARALLRNPEILILDEATSALDSVSERLIQQSLEKLAVGRTVIAIAHRLSTIVRADKVVVLEQGRIVEQGGYQELLDKRGELWKYHQMQHEYSQAG
- a CDS encoding ABC transporter ATP-binding protein, translating into MAKVRLEDIKRKFNNVTAIEDITFEVPDGEFWVLVGPSGCGKSTILRTIAGLETATSGNLYIGDVLVNTIPARQRDVAMVFQNYALYPHMTVAENMAFGLQMRKVDAKIIRQRVETVARSLSLEHLLERKPKQLSGGQQQRVALGRAIAREAQVFLFDEPLSNLDAQLRDDTRAELKQLHQNLGITTVYVTHDQVEAMTLADRIVVLNQGRIQQIGEPQSVYAQPANRMVATFLGNPPMNILPAKYKNGNFVVENQIIPCSMHVRNALRLVEGQAVDLGIRPEDLFINEPQKNQEVIALTVEVKVVEPLGRETLIRASLLGSSVQVNIQQAGAIRLRLGDRLSLGLDVNQLFIFDSNTGDRLYPC
- a CDS encoding N-acetyltransferase; its protein translation is MVISRTIGWDEELHQQEPRPEMYTMVYGNCKLIGFFSIREASDYLYIHTIQLVVSFRGQGYGTTLLQHIENIARTKNLQRIQLSVFKENPAQRLYQRLGYKPIAEDEYLIRMEKLLEVN
- the mtnA gene encoding S-methyl-5-thioribose-1-phosphate isomerase, whose amino-acid sequence is MSSCPSQVFPVVWYENSVLLIDQTRLPHEYGFVEIHRCEDMAQAIKTMIVRGAPAIGVAAAYGMYLGARAIQTQNRDEFLHQLEEVAVMLRATRPTAVNLFWAIARMLKTAYETLGSVAEIQQALLQTAQTINAEDLQTCQAIGDRGLEVLPSTPEKLNILTHCNAGALATAGYGTALGVVRCAWAKGRLARVYADETRPRLQGAKLTAWECVQDGIPVTLITDSMAAHCMQRGLIHAVVVGADRIAANGDTANKIGTYSLAIVAQAHNIPFFIAAPRSTIDFALASGSEIPIEERDASEIYAIGDTTITPEGVEFYNPAFDVTPADLISAIITEYGAFAPNQLQEKLQANLV
- the dxs gene encoding 1-deoxy-D-xylulose-5-phosphate synthase; the encoded protein is MHLSEITHPNQLHGLSIRQLQQIARQIRDKHLQTVAASGGHLGPGLGVVELTLALYQTLDLDQDKVIWDVGHQAYPHKLITGRYSQFHTLRQKDGVAGYLKRCESPFDHFGAGHASTSISAALGMALARDLKGEKFKVAAVIGDGALTGGMALEAINHAGHLPKTNLLVVLNDNEMSISPNVGAISRHLNKMRLSPPVQFLSDNLEEQVKQIPFVGDSLETELERFKEGMKRLAVPKVGAVFEELGFTYMGPVDGHNLEELITTFKQAHKIGGPVLVHVATVKGKGYAIAEQDQVGYHAQSPFNLTTGKAIPSSKPKPPGYSKVFAHALVKLAENNPKIVGITAAMATGTGLDKLQAKLPQQYIDVGIAEQHAVTLAAGLACEGMRPVVAIYSTFLQRGYDQIVHDVCIQNLPVFFCMDRAGIVGADGPTHQGMYDIAYLRCLPNMVLMAPKDEAELQRMVVTGVNYTNGPIAMRYPRGNGYGVPLMEEGWEPVEIGKGETLRHGDDVLLLGFGSMVYPAMQVAEILSEHGIQATVVNARFAKPLDTELILPLAQRIGRVVTLEEGCLMGGFGSAVAEALLDADVVVPVKRFGIPDTLVDHASPDQSKAELGLTSPQIAQEVLKAFFNKTLSSVS